The Streptomyces sp. NBC_00775 genome includes the window GGACGTTGAGCATGCCCCGGGTGTCGATCCGGCCGTCGGCGCGCAGGACCGGGTCGTGGAGTTCCGTGCCGTCGGCGGCGGCCTCTTCCTCAAGGAGCGCGGCCAGCTCGCCGCAGAGCGCGGAGAGCAGGATCTCCTGGGAGTTGGGGCCCTTGTCGATGCCCACCAGCTGCTTGGGCTGGTCCGCGATCAGGGGCGCGGACCGCCTGCGTACGCCGTTCACGGTGAGCGCCGTGCGGTAGACCGCCTCGGAGCCGTTCTCCCAGACGACGTCGGCCTCCACCGGGCAGACGGCGGCCGTCTCCGCCGCCGCGGGAGTCCAGGGGACCGAGACGTCGACGGTGGTGCCGTCGCCGCGTTCCACACGCGCGCTGACGGTGATCGGTGACGCGTCCAGGAACACCCGGTGGTTGGGGCTGAAGGCGGTGACGAGCCGGTTGATCGAGGTGACCGTGTCGGTGGACGTGTCGCCGTCGAGCGCGCAGTGCCACGCGAGGCGGCTCAGGGGTGCGCCCGCGGCCGGCTTCCCGTCCGCGTCGAGCGCGAGGTCGGCCCGTACGGTGACGCGCAGCGCGCCGAGGGTGACTCCGCGGGCCGTGTAGCCGTTGACCTTGGTCATCAGCACGCAGGCGCCGAGTGCCGCGAGCGCGGACTCGTACGGTGTGGGGATGCCATCGGCGTCCGAGCCGTGTGGCGTGCAATCGCCGGCGGCTTCGACGGTGAACGACCGTTGTTTCAGGCGGAAGTCGCGGGCGACCCGGATCGTGCCGGCGCGCAGGGTCTGTGCCCTGGCCCGGAAGACGCCGTGGTCGTCGGTGCGGGCGCTCGCGGCGACGGCGAAGTCGGCGATCGCCTCCTCGGGGTGCTCGCGGAGCTCGTGGACGGTCTCCGAGACTCCGGTGATGTTCAGTCCGTTGCGCATGCCTGCGGGCCCTTCGTCACAGTCCTGAGAGTGCTTGGTCGAGGTCCGCCAGCAGGTCGTCGGGGTCCTCGATACCGGCGGAGAAGCGGACCAGGCCGGGTTCGATGCCCACTTCACGCCGCTGGCGCGCGGTCAGAAAGCTGTGGGAGGTGTTGAACGGCAGGCTCACCAGTGACTCCACACCGCCGAGGCTGGTGGCCACGACGGGAAGCTCCAGCCGGTCGAGCAGTTTCAGGGCCGCCTCGTCGCCGCCGTGCAGCTCGAACGCGACCATGCCGCCCCAGCCGTCGGGACAGATGTCGTGCAGCCAGCGGTAGGGGTACTCGGGGCGCGACGGATGGTGGACGGCCCGGATCGCGGGGTGCTCGGCGAGGAACGCGGCGAGCGTCGTGGAGTTCTCGCTGTGGCGGCGCATCCGCAGGGCCAGGGTCTTCAGTCCCCGCTCCAGCAGGAAGCACATCATGGCGTCCAGGGAGCCGCCGAACTTCAGGAGCTGCGACCAGGTCCGGTCCACGTACTTGCGCGATCCCGCGACGACGCCCGCCGTCACGTCGCTGTGCCCGTTGAGGTACTTGGTGGCGCTGTGGATCACCAGGTGCGCGCCGTGTTCCAGCGGTCGCAGGTGGACGGGCGACAGGAAGGTGTTGTCGACGACGAGCAGCAGGCCGCGCTCGCGGGCCAGCTCCCCCAGTTCCACCAGGGGCACGGCCTTGAGGAGCGGGTTGGTGAGCGTCTCGAAGAACAGCACCTGTGTGTCGTCGCGCACCGCGGCCCGGATGGCGGCCATGTCGGTGGGGTCGGTGAAGGTCACGGACCTGCCGAGCTGGTGCATATCCTCGCGCAGCAGATTGAAGGTGCCGCCGTACACGTCCCGTGAACTGACGATGTGGCCACCGCGGTTGGTGAGCGCGAGCAGGGTCGTGGTGATCGCGGCCATGCCCGAGGAGAACATCAGGGCGCTCTCCGCGTTCTCCAGCGAGGCGATCTTCTCCTGGACCGACCACTGGTTGGGGCTGCCGTACCGGCCGTAGATCGGCACGTCGCGGATGTGCCCCTGGTCGAACGCCTGGTAGGTGTCCTCGGTGAAGGTGAACGTGGTGCTCTGGAACACCGGGGTGCCCACCGCCCCGGTGATCGGGTCCTCGTAGGTGCCCGCGTGCACACTGCGGGTGCTGGGCCCGGTGCCGTCCACCACCCGCTGCTGGGGCAGTCGCGGGCCGGGGACCCGGCCGCGCTGAAGACTGTCCGTCCAGGGCCGGTTCTCCCCCGCGCCCGGGGCGTTCCCCTGGGACCTCGCCATGGTGTCAGTCCTTCCGTTCGGTGGGTACGGCCCGCGGCACCTGGTGCTCACGTACGTCACGTGCGGCCAGCGGGGCGAGCGCGATCGCCAGATGGGAGAGGCCCACGGCGAGCAGCGTGCGCCGGATCCCCAGCACGGCGGCCGCCGGCCCGGCCAGGGTCATGCCGAAGGGCTGTGCGGCGTAGGAGCCGAGCCATTCGTACGCGCTGACCTTCGACAGCGCGGTGGACGGCACCTCCTGCTGGAGCACCGTCTCCCACAAGGGGTTGAAGACCATCAGGCCGATGCCGCCCAGGAACGCGGCGACGGCGACGGGCACCGCGGACGACGACTGCGACATCACGAGTGCGGGAGTCGCGAACAGCGACACCGCCAGTACGGCGAATCTGAGCGGCCGTCGCGGTCGCAGCGCCAGGGTGATCGCCCCGCCGCTCACCGCACCGGCTCCGAAGGCCGTCAGGATCGCGCCCCAGGCGCCGGGGCCGCCGAGTTCACGCTCGCTCAGGGCCGGTCCCAGGACCATGAAGACGGCGTAGCAGGCGTTCGTCAGCGAGGCCGCCGAGATCAGACTCCACACCCAGGTCCGGGAGGTGAACTCCCGCCAGCCCGCCCGGAGATCACCCACCAGGTCCCTGGCCGCCGGTCCGCCGACGCGCTCCGTACGGCTCAGCCGCAGCCGGCTGAGGCAGACCGCGCTCACCACGAAGGTGAGGGCGTCGGCGCCGACGGCCCAGCCCGGACCGACGGTCACGACCAGCAGGGTCGCGGCCGACGGGCCCGCGATCATCGCGGCCGACTGGGCCATGCCGCGCAGCGCGTTGGCGGGCTGGAGCTGCCCGGACGGCACGGTCTGCTGGATGAGGCCGGAGACGGCCGGGGTGAACAGCGCGCTCGCGGTGCCGTGCACGGCCTGCAAGGCCATCAGCTGCCAGATCTCGGCGTGCCCGGACAGCACCAGCGCGGCGGTGACCGCCTGTGTCACCGCACGGGCCGCATCGGCGCCGATCATCACCAGATGCCGGGGCAGCCGGTCGGCGAGCACTCCGCCGACCAGCATGAACAACACGATGGGCACCGTGCGGGCGGCGAGCACCAGACCGATGTCGCCGACCGAGCCGGTGAGGTCGAGCACCGCGAACGCGAGCGCCGGTCCGACCACGTAGTCGCCGAACGCGGAGGTGAACTGCCCGAGGAAGAACCAGCGGTAGGGCGCGATCCGCAGGACCGACAGCCGGGAGGCCGCTACCGC containing:
- a CDS encoding OsmC family protein, with the protein product MRNGLNITGVSETVHELREHPEEAIADFAVAASARTDDHGVFRARAQTLRAGTIRVARDFRLKQRSFTVEAAGDCTPHGSDADGIPTPYESALAALGACVLMTKVNGYTARGVTLGALRVTVRADLALDADGKPAAGAPLSRLAWHCALDGDTSTDTVTSINRLVTAFSPNHRVFLDASPITVSARVERGDGTTVDVSVPWTPAAAETAAVCPVEADVVWENGSEAVYRTALTVNGVRRRSAPLIADQPKQLVGIDKGPNSQEILLSALCGELAALLEEEAAADGTELHDPVLRADGRIDTRGMLNVHREISSSFHNLAIRLTARGDAPEAQLRGVLSRALSRAVLPATLLAERAITVTVAHGDEPRLTYHSTVEDAEGIRDEVTRRQREAAAS
- a CDS encoding trans-sulfuration enzyme family protein, with protein sequence MARSQGNAPGAGENRPWTDSLQRGRVPGPRLPQQRVVDGTGPSTRSVHAGTYEDPITGAVGTPVFQSTTFTFTEDTYQAFDQGHIRDVPIYGRYGSPNQWSVQEKIASLENAESALMFSSGMAAITTTLLALTNRGGHIVSSRDVYGGTFNLLREDMHQLGRSVTFTDPTDMAAIRAAVRDDTQVLFFETLTNPLLKAVPLVELGELARERGLLLVVDNTFLSPVHLRPLEHGAHLVIHSATKYLNGHSDVTAGVVAGSRKYVDRTWSQLLKFGGSLDAMMCFLLERGLKTLALRMRRHSENSTTLAAFLAEHPAIRAVHHPSRPEYPYRWLHDICPDGWGGMVAFELHGGDEAALKLLDRLELPVVATSLGGVESLVSLPFNTSHSFLTARQRREVGIEPGLVRFSAGIEDPDDLLADLDQALSGL
- a CDS encoding MFS transporter; its protein translation is MARTEPDGRAGPGGPAGDAVTPGGADTPAVAASRLSVLRIAPYRWFFLGQFTSAFGDYVVGPALAFAVLDLTGSVGDIGLVLAARTVPIVLFMLVGGVLADRLPRHLVMIGADAARAVTQAVTAALVLSGHAEIWQLMALQAVHGTASALFTPAVSGLIQQTVPSGQLQPANALRGMAQSAAMIAGPSAATLLVVTVGPGWAVGADALTFVVSAVCLSRLRLSRTERVGGPAARDLVGDLRAGWREFTSRTWVWSLISAASLTNACYAVFMVLGPALSERELGGPGAWGAILTAFGAGAVSGGAITLALRPRRPLRFAVLAVSLFATPALVMSQSSSAVPVAVAAFLGGIGLMVFNPLWETVLQQEVPSTALSKVSAYEWLGSYAAQPFGMTLAGPAAAVLGIRRTLLAVGLSHLAIALAPLAARDVREHQVPRAVPTERKD